In one window of Frigoriglobus tundricola DNA:
- a CDS encoding IS630 family transposase, producing MAITLPDSRGLSDEVLQALRLRALHGIESGFSQADVARLLGVAGETVSRWWTAYTAGGLQALPQERTGRPVGTGRTLSDEQGAHLQLLLDTKSPSDLGIAAPVWNRRAVRDLILNEYGLRVPIRTVGEYLRRWGYTAKKPSRHARKQDPDEVREWLEQTYPAIEKLARAERATMFWCDETGTAADAYPGYGYAREGQRATIEVPDPHIRMNMVSGISNTGDVRFLTYSGTMTAERFITFLKQLLTTVPGTIFVIVDNLPAHAKDAVVAWVQQHEDRLAVFYLPRYSPELNPDEYLNNDLKGQVHDAGLPDTSKTLRSRIQRFMHKLLMLPKHVMSYFLHPKVNYCASG from the coding sequence ATGGCGATCACATTGCCGGATTCTCGTGGGCTGTCCGACGAAGTCCTGCAGGCGTTGCGCCTGCGCGCGTTGCACGGGATCGAGTCCGGGTTCTCGCAAGCCGATGTGGCCCGGTTGCTGGGTGTCGCGGGTGAAACCGTGTCGCGCTGGTGGACGGCCTACACGGCGGGTGGGCTGCAGGCCCTGCCCCAGGAGCGCACCGGGCGACCGGTGGGAACCGGGCGCACCCTCTCCGACGAGCAAGGGGCCCACCTGCAACTACTGCTCGACACCAAGAGCCCGTCGGATCTGGGGATCGCCGCGCCCGTGTGGAACCGTCGCGCGGTTCGCGACCTGATCCTCAACGAGTACGGGCTCCGGGTGCCGATTCGCACCGTGGGGGAATACTTGCGGCGCTGGGGCTATACGGCCAAGAAGCCGTCCCGCCACGCCCGCAAGCAAGATCCCGACGAGGTGCGTGAGTGGCTCGAGCAGACGTATCCGGCCATTGAAAAGCTGGCTCGGGCGGAACGGGCCACCATGTTCTGGTGCGATGAGACCGGGACGGCCGCCGACGCGTATCCCGGTTACGGGTACGCCCGCGAGGGCCAACGGGCGACGATCGAGGTTCCCGATCCGCACATCCGGATGAACATGGTCTCCGGGATCAGTAACACGGGCGATGTGCGGTTCCTGACGTATTCCGGCACGATGACGGCCGAGCGGTTCATCACGTTCCTGAAGCAGTTGCTGACGACCGTGCCGGGTACGATCTTCGTGATCGTGGACAACTTGCCCGCCCACGCCAAGGATGCGGTCGTCGCTTGGGTCCAACAGCATGAGGATCGGCTCGCCGTGTTTTATCTGCCCCGGTACAGTCCCGAATTGAACCCCGACGAGTATCTCAACAACGACCTGAAGGGGCAGGTGCATGACGCCGGCTTGCCCGACACGAGCAAAACCCTGCGCTCGCGAATCCAACGCTTCATGCACAAGCTCCTGATGCTACCCAAACATGTGATGAGCTACTTCCTCCATCCAAAAGTAAACTATTGCGCATCAGGTTAA
- a CDS encoding S46 family peptidase: MTAVSDEGMWLLNDAPKQRLKEKYAFDLTDAWLKNAMLASVRLNSGGSGGFVSAAGLLVTNHHVAADSLQKLSRPGEDLLRDGFYAPARDKELKCPDLEINVLQEIVDVTPEVNAAVKPEMKPGEAFAARRAVMGRIEKESLDRTGLRSDVVTLYNGGLYHLYRYKKYTDVRLVFAPERQIASFGGDVDNFEYPRMNLDVAFFRAYEGGVPAKTPHFFKWSGTGPAGGDLVFVTGHPGTTNRLETLAKLKHRRDLTLPYTLARLRALEAALTQYSEQSGEKRRQAATDLHSVANARKAFSGQYQGLLDPNIMAQKKASERQLVENAAAHARRSRTGEGPGAAKGAAALDDALNALEAIEATQARLRAFEQPYGLVETGHAFHSPLFGTARHCVRMADELPKKSADRLREYRDSNLESLKFQLFSPAPLYPELERAKLTASLTFLAETLGGEHPLVKLALAGKNPATRADDLIGGTRLFDPAERKRLVDGGKRAVDESKDPLIVLARDIDAEARALRTRFETEVEEPERQAYAALSGVRFLTLGNTVAPDATFTLRLAFGTVQGYEVGGEKLNFHTTFGEAFDKSEKLGGKEPFDLPKRWTEGKSKLDLGTPFDFVSTADTIGGNSGSPVLNRAGELVGINFDRNRHGLVRNFVYTDVQARHIAVHSKSVLEALRKLYPAGPLVQELTGT, translated from the coding sequence ATGACGGCGGTTTCGGACGAAGGCATGTGGCTGCTCAACGACGCGCCGAAGCAGCGGCTCAAGGAGAAGTACGCGTTCGACCTGACGGACGCGTGGCTCAAGAACGCCATGCTCGCGTCGGTGCGGCTCAACAGCGGCGGCTCCGGCGGGTTCGTCTCGGCGGCCGGGCTGCTCGTGACGAACCACCACGTCGCGGCCGACTCGCTCCAGAAGCTGAGCCGGCCCGGCGAGGACCTGCTCCGGGACGGCTTCTACGCCCCCGCGCGCGACAAGGAGCTGAAGTGCCCGGACCTGGAGATCAACGTCCTCCAGGAGATCGTCGACGTGACGCCCGAGGTCAACGCGGCGGTGAAACCGGAGATGAAGCCGGGCGAGGCGTTCGCGGCGCGGCGGGCGGTGATGGGCCGGATCGAGAAGGAGTCGCTGGACCGGACCGGGCTCCGCTCGGACGTCGTGACGCTTTACAACGGCGGGCTGTACCACCTGTACCGGTACAAGAAGTACACCGACGTGCGGCTGGTGTTCGCGCCCGAGCGGCAGATCGCCAGCTTCGGCGGCGACGTGGACAACTTCGAGTACCCGCGGATGAACCTCGACGTGGCGTTCTTCCGCGCTTACGAGGGCGGCGTGCCCGCGAAGACCCCGCACTTCTTCAAGTGGAGCGGGACCGGCCCGGCCGGCGGCGACCTCGTGTTCGTCACCGGCCACCCCGGCACCACCAACCGCCTCGAAACGCTCGCCAAACTCAAGCACCGCCGCGACCTCACGCTCCCGTACACCCTGGCCCGGCTCCGCGCGCTCGAAGCGGCGCTCACCCAGTACAGCGAGCAGAGCGGCGAGAAGCGCCGCCAGGCCGCCACCGATCTGCACAGCGTCGCCAACGCCCGGAAGGCGTTCAGCGGGCAGTACCAGGGCCTGCTCGACCCGAACATCATGGCGCAGAAGAAGGCGTCCGAGCGGCAACTCGTCGAGAACGCCGCGGCCCACGCGCGGCGGTCCCGAACGGGCGAGGGGCCGGGCGCCGCGAAGGGGGCGGCCGCACTCGACGACGCGCTGAACGCGCTCGAGGCGATCGAGGCGACGCAGGCCCGGCTCCGCGCGTTCGAACAGCCCTACGGGCTGGTCGAAACCGGGCACGCGTTCCACTCGCCGCTGTTCGGCACCGCCCGCCACTGCGTCCGCATGGCGGACGAGCTGCCGAAGAAGTCCGCCGACCGGCTCCGCGAGTACCGCGACTCCAACCTCGAGTCGCTCAAGTTCCAGCTGTTCAGCCCGGCCCCGCTCTACCCGGAACTGGAGCGCGCGAAGCTGACCGCGTCGCTGACGTTCCTCGCGGAGACGCTCGGCGGCGAGCACCCGCTCGTGAAACTCGCGCTCGCGGGCAAGAACCCGGCCACGCGGGCGGACGATCTCATCGGCGGTACGAGGCTGTTCGACCCGGCCGAGCGCAAGCGGCTCGTGGACGGCGGGAAGCGGGCCGTGGACGAGAGCAAGGACCCGCTGATCGTTCTGGCCCGGGACATTGACGCCGAAGCACGGGCGCTGCGCACCCGGTTCGAGACCGAAGTGGAGGAACCGGAGCGGCAGGCGTATGCGGCGCTCTCCGGGGTGCGGTTCCTCACGCTCGGGAACACCGTCGCCCCGGACGCGACGTTCACGCTCCGGCTGGCGTTCGGCACGGTCCAGGGTTACGAGGTGGGCGGCGAGAAGTTGAACTTCCACACCACGTTCGGCGAGGCGTTCGACAAGTCCGAAAAGCTCGGCGGGAAGGAGCCGTTCGATCTTCCGAAGCGGTGGACCGAGGGGAAGAGCAAACTCGATCTGGGCACGCCGTTCGATTTCGTCTCGACGGCGGACACCATCGGCGGCAACAGCGGCTCGCCGGTCCTGAACCGCGCGGGCGAACTGGTCGGCATCAACTTCGACCGCAACCGGCACGGGCTGGTACGGAACTTCGTCTACACCGACGTGCAGGCGCGGCACATCGCCGTCCACTCGAAATCGGTGCTGGAGGCGCTCCGCAAGCTGTACCCGGCCGGCCCGCTCGTGCAGGAACTGACGGGGACGTGA
- the dps gene encoding DNA starvation/stationary phase protection protein Dps, with the protein MSTGTATKKSDTGTTFPTRNDSAPENRGKVISLLNQHLADTFDLMSQTKFAHWNVKGPHFYQLHLLFDSLAEKVEEHVDEIAERVTALGGVATGTARQAAASSRVPEFPAGVHKGLDVVTALADRYAAVGKTVRAAIDEADELGDKDTSDLFTQVSRDLDQSLYFLESHLQG; encoded by the coding sequence GTGAGTACCGGCACCGCTACCAAGAAGTCCGACACGGGCACCACGTTCCCGACGCGCAACGACAGCGCGCCCGAAAACCGGGGCAAGGTGATCTCGCTGCTGAACCAGCACCTCGCGGACACGTTCGATCTGATGTCGCAGACCAAATTCGCCCACTGGAACGTGAAGGGGCCGCACTTCTACCAACTGCACCTGCTGTTCGACTCGCTGGCCGAGAAGGTGGAAGAGCACGTCGACGAGATCGCGGAGCGGGTGACGGCGCTGGGCGGGGTGGCGACCGGCACGGCCCGGCAGGCCGCGGCGTCGAGTCGCGTCCCCGAGTTCCCCGCAGGTGTTCACAAGGGCCTGGACGTGGTGACGGCGCTGGCCGACCGGTACGCGGCGGTCGGCAAAACCGTCCGCGCGGCCATCGACGAAGCCGACGAACTCGGCGACAAGGACACTTCCGACCTGTTCACACAGGTCTCACGCGACCTCGACCAGTCGCTGTACTTCCTCGAATCGCACCTGCAAGGATAA
- the plsY gene encoding glycerol-3-phosphate 1-O-acyltransferase PlsY, whose protein sequence is MSPTVAASVPLALAYLVGALPFGYVVGRCCGVNLFAVGSGNIGATNAARVLGYRFGALVFLLDLLKGVVPVAFVVPLAETLAPGSATNLGSPDALRVGAAALAFLGHLYPVYLGFRGGKGVATGAGTVFVLAPGPGVLAIGVWVVVLFGSRIVSLASLAAVTILVSARLIGTPAAFAPAALPITLYLLIGTGLVVLKHRANIARLLAGTESRIGDFPMRDTAVRGLHVLALGLWFGGAAFFNFGTATAIFASFEEVVNAGPSDRTANETIVPADASPERKKALASALAGSAVGPVFPRYFAMQAVCGVIALVTALSWWKAGGVHRGRVYVVGLAVLTVAVGWPISEEVSRLRLLRFSADPDAANAAKAAFAGWHVVSLLLSMVTVGLAGVALALAAKLPNQPVRNTKQPAEGNRGETSETSNTSADPEPVAQMK, encoded by the coding sequence ATGTCACCCACCGTTGCCGCCTCAGTTCCGCTGGCTCTCGCCTATCTCGTTGGCGCGCTCCCGTTCGGTTACGTTGTCGGCCGGTGTTGCGGCGTCAACCTGTTCGCCGTCGGCAGCGGGAACATCGGCGCCACGAATGCCGCGCGTGTCCTTGGCTACCGGTTCGGCGCGCTGGTTTTTCTACTCGATCTTCTCAAGGGCGTGGTGCCGGTCGCTTTCGTAGTGCCACTCGCGGAAACGCTGGCGCCCGGAAGCGCAACGAATCTGGGCTCGCCGGACGCGCTCCGGGTCGGGGCGGCGGCGCTGGCGTTCCTGGGGCACTTGTACCCGGTGTACCTCGGTTTCCGGGGCGGGAAGGGGGTCGCGACGGGCGCGGGAACCGTCTTCGTGCTGGCCCCGGGGCCTGGGGTACTGGCGATCGGGGTATGGGTCGTGGTGCTGTTCGGTTCGCGAATTGTGTCGCTGGCGTCGCTCGCTGCGGTTACGATTCTAGTGTCGGCCCGCCTGATCGGAACGCCCGCCGCGTTCGCTCCTGCCGCCCTACCGATCACCCTGTACTTGCTCATCGGAACGGGGCTTGTGGTTCTGAAACACCGCGCGAACATCGCGCGGTTGCTCGCCGGCACCGAGAGCCGGATCGGAGACTTCCCCATGCGCGACACCGCGGTCCGTGGCCTGCACGTTTTGGCGCTTGGCCTGTGGTTCGGCGGCGCCGCGTTCTTCAACTTCGGCACGGCAACGGCGATCTTCGCGTCGTTCGAGGAAGTGGTGAACGCCGGGCCGTCGGACCGCACCGCCAACGAGACGATCGTCCCCGCCGATGCATCACCGGAGCGGAAAAAAGCACTCGCGAGCGCCCTGGCCGGGTCCGCAGTCGGGCCGGTGTTCCCGCGATATTTCGCGATGCAGGCGGTGTGCGGCGTCATCGCCCTCGTCACCGCCCTGAGTTGGTGGAAGGCGGGGGGCGTTCACCGCGGGCGCGTGTACGTAGTGGGCCTGGCGGTGCTAACGGTCGCCGTTGGGTGGCCGATTTCGGAAGAGGTGAGCCGGCTGCGGCTGCTCCGCTTTAGCGCCGACCCGGACGCGGCTAACGCGGCAAAAGCGGCATTTGCCGGGTGGCACGTCGTAAGTTTGTTACTGAGTATGGTGACGGTGGGGCTGGCCGGAGTGGCGCTGGCACTTGCTGCGAAGTTACCGAACCAGCCCGTGCGCAACACGAAGCAACCGGCCGAAGGAAACCGGGGCGAGACGAGCGAGACGAGCAACACGAGCGCGGACCCGGAACCGGTCGCTCAAATGAAGTGA
- a CDS encoding glycosyltransferase family 39 protein translates to MSDTQTATRPVPAAVNRLEPAVRSVAVATAAPEMGRGGPRVPTAAFVLLVLLGGGLRAAALLADRCLWIDEAMLALNLVGRTPLQLLEPLDWNQGAPVGFLLAVKAASTALGASEWALRLVPFAASVCGLGAFTWAARRLLPPQAALLAAALFAFSPHDVSYAGECKQYAGDAAIAAGLLALAVGLLEGQGGWRWARLGLAGAAAVWCSHPAAFVLGGIGTALLAQALAARDRARLLSASLTVGTWVVSFGACYLLCLKNLGGNKYLTDYWAAHFLPLPPKSIGDLTWVVDHYIFFFTIPGGFGGSLVPLGGFAALLALIGLREFARERWPVAVALALPAALVLFASGLHKYPIGGRLMLFMVPFAALLVARGAWVVLDALREKNRFAAGALAVLLVGASLWGATDSIRKPTRHEELAPVLRTVRDEMRPGDHVFVYYGAVPAFTFYTRELPFPADAVTLGEEHRGDPAAYRADLAKLHGRVWVVVSHRHGDEEAVMRATLDTRGACDREVKRPGAAAYLYRLTE, encoded by the coding sequence ATGAGCGACACTCAAACCGCCACCCGGCCGGTGCCGGCCGCCGTCAACCGATTGGAACCGGCCGTCCGCTCGGTCGCGGTCGCAACCGCCGCGCCGGAGATGGGGCGCGGTGGGCCGCGCGTGCCGACGGCCGCGTTCGTTCTCCTGGTCCTGCTCGGCGGCGGGTTGCGCGCGGCCGCACTGCTCGCCGACCGCTGCCTGTGGATCGATGAGGCGATGCTCGCGCTGAACCTCGTCGGCCGCACGCCGCTGCAACTGCTCGAACCGCTCGACTGGAACCAGGGCGCCCCGGTCGGGTTCCTGCTCGCGGTGAAGGCCGCGAGCACCGCCCTCGGGGCGTCCGAGTGGGCGCTGCGTCTGGTGCCGTTCGCGGCGTCGGTGTGCGGCCTCGGCGCCTTCACCTGGGCCGCCCGCCGGTTGCTGCCGCCGCAGGCGGCGCTTCTCGCGGCGGCCCTGTTCGCATTTTCGCCACACGACGTCAGTTACGCCGGCGAGTGCAAGCAGTACGCGGGCGACGCGGCGATCGCTGCCGGGTTGCTCGCGCTCGCGGTCGGTCTGCTCGAAGGGCAAGGCGGGTGGCGGTGGGCGCGGCTCGGCCTCGCGGGCGCGGCGGCGGTGTGGTGCTCGCACCCGGCGGCGTTCGTCCTCGGCGGGATCGGCACGGCGCTCCTGGCGCAGGCGCTGGCCGCGCGCGACCGGGCGCGGCTCCTGTCCGCGAGCCTCACCGTCGGAACCTGGGTGGTCAGCTTCGGGGCGTGCTACCTGCTCTGCCTGAAGAACCTCGGCGGCAACAAGTACCTCACCGACTACTGGGCCGCGCACTTCCTCCCGCTGCCGCCGAAGTCGATCGGTGACCTCACCTGGGTCGTTGACCACTACATCTTCTTCTTCACGATTCCGGGCGGGTTCGGCGGGTCGCTCGTGCCACTCGGCGGGTTCGCGGCGCTCCTCGCGCTGATCGGCCTGCGCGAGTTCGCCCGCGAGCGGTGGCCCGTGGCCGTGGCGCTCGCGCTGCCGGCGGCACTCGTCCTGTTCGCGTCCGGGCTGCACAAGTACCCGATCGGCGGCCGGTTGATGCTGTTCATGGTGCCGTTTGCGGCGCTGCTGGTGGCCCGCGGGGCGTGGGTCGTACTCGACGCGCTGCGCGAGAAGAACCGGTTCGCCGCCGGCGCGCTCGCCGTGCTACTCGTCGGCGCGTCACTGTGGGGGGCGACCGATTCGATCCGCAAACCGACGCGCCACGAGGAACTCGCGCCGGTCCTGCGGACCGTGCGCGACGAGATGCGGCCGGGCGATCACGTGTTCGTGTACTACGGGGCGGTGCCCGCGTTCACGTTTTACACCCGCGAACTGCCGTTCCCGGCGGACGCGGTCACGCTCGGCGAGGAGCACCGGGGCGACCCGGCCGCCTACCGGGCGGACCTCGCGAAGCTGCACGGCCGCGTGTGGGTGGTCGTCAGTCACCGCCACGGCGACGAGGAGGCCGTGATGCGGGCCACACTCGACACCCGCGGTGCGTGCGACCGCGAGGTGAAGCGGCCCGGCGCGGCCGCGTACCTGTACCGGCTAACGGAATGA
- a CDS encoding helix-turn-helix domain-containing protein, whose translation MPSSRRSKRGTKKAATEPPAQVEAGGGNVFAELGIAQPDLALVKARLVQQIRDLIAEQGLNQMQAAKLLGLDQPKVSALVRGRTSGYTTDRLFKFLNLLGRHVDITIRPVTNNATAAETRVVLG comes from the coding sequence ATGCCAAGCTCCAGACGGAGCAAAAGGGGGACGAAGAAGGCCGCGACTGAGCCCCCCGCTCAGGTCGAAGCGGGGGGCGGAAACGTGTTCGCTGAACTCGGTATCGCGCAACCGGATCTGGCTCTCGTGAAGGCGAGGCTCGTGCAGCAGATTCGCGACCTCATTGCCGAGCAGGGACTCAACCAGATGCAGGCGGCCAAGCTTCTCGGACTGGACCAGCCGAAAGTCTCGGCCCTGGTTCGCGGGCGCACGAGCGGATACACCACCGACCGGCTGTTCAAGTTCCTGAACCTCCTCGGTCGGCATGTCGATATCACCATCCGACCCGTCACGAATAACGCGACCGCGGCCGAAACGCGGGTGGTCCTCGGCTGA